From a region of the Haematobia irritans isolate KBUSLIRL chromosome 4, ASM5000362v1, whole genome shotgun sequence genome:
- the Tmem43 gene encoding transmembrane protein 43, with the protein MSLGEAYRSCWLIATFGLILFIGGVGVLFWNEGRAVHTIMSLDEALDDAVTLETNVDEIEPIYNERIVHITGPLIVGEPLTEPDYNIQVLAVKLKRRVQMYQWVEETVEHNYGESVASVHTEDRTYYYTRDWRDHVVDSRSFYIQTGHQNPRQFPIESATQTADAVYIGRFELGSDIKNKFNNYVELTSDTRPEDPTIKLHLGLYYHTNDIFNPEIGDIRLLFSFAGMEGEMYTIVGRLVKNKIEPYKTSHGVNILLVYPGELSLTEVFKREHHAQRLTTWGFRFMGWVLVFFGVTCTSTLLHIILSRIQFFSSLAPDPRFPVGTNILLSLSMALVIAAVAWILHRPMVGAGLMFAAASPFVWFARGVTSYQRVN; encoded by the exons ATGTCTTTGGGTGAGGCATATCGTTCTTGCTGGCTTATTGCTACTTTTGGACTCATTCTTTTTATCGGCGGTGTCGGTGTTCTTTTTTGGAATGag GGAAGAGCTGTACATACGATTATGTCATTGGACGAAGCTTTGGATGATGCTGTTACACTGGAgacaaatgttgacgaaattgaaCCCATATACAATGAACGTATAGTACATATTACTGGACCTCTCATTGTGGGTGAACCATTAACCGAACCCGATTATAACATTCAAGTATTAGCGGTAAAACTCAAAAGACGTGTTCAAATGTACCAATGGGTAGAGGAGACAGT ggaaCATAATTACGGAGAGAGCGTGGCTTCAGTTCATACCGAAGATCGTACATATTACTATACACGCGATTGGAGAGACCATGTAGTTGACTCACGTTCATTCTACATACAAACTGGCCATCAAAATCCACGTCAATTCCCCATTGAATCGGCAACACAGACAGCCGATGCTGTTTATATCGGTCGCTTTGAGTTGGGTAgcgatattaaaaataaatttaataattatgtCGAATTAACTTCGGACACAAGACCTGAAGATCCTACTATAAAGTTACATTTGGGCTTATACTATCACACAAATGATATATTTAATCCCGAAATTGGTGACATACGTTTGCTCTTTTCGTTTGCTGGCATGGAAGGTGAAATG TACACCATTGTTGGCAgacttgtaaaaaataaaattgagccCTATAAAACCAGTCATGGGGTCAATATATTACTTGTCTACCCGGGAGAATTGTCATTAACTGAGGTTTTCAAAAGGGAACATCATGCTCAACGATTAACAACATGGGGCTTTCGTTTCATGGGTTGGGTCTTAGTCTTTTTTGGCGTTACCTGTACATCTACCCTACTACACATAATCT TATCccgcatacaatttttttcgtcTCTGGCTCCTGATCCAAGATTTCCAGTGGGTACAAATATTTTACTGTCCCTTTCAATGGCTTTGGTAATTGCTGCTGTTGCTTGGATTTTGCATAGACCAATGGTTGGTGCCGGTTTAATGTTTGCTGCTGCGTCACCCTTTGTATGGTTTGCCCGTGGTGTGACAAGCTATCAGAGAGTGAATTGA
- the LOC142233436 gene encoding uncharacterized protein LOC142233436 — translation MLDPNHPSQSQNHSANNMKSSFSVTEENRHYLKVFIQTYRNLPILWDTTLRDYTNRDKRSEAYQQLVPIYKYLKRDANLQDVKKKINTLRTNYRKELKIIESARRQGSTYQPRCWTFYELDFLRNAEKFLAVDPNYIKSETTNAPTSSAFGIFNESTHQGNFLEISNYGFRMNNGGSPPPSVTQMFQKSFGQNNANITSTQKMQTVTNNSNVPTTSLPIGIASELGSGGTLNDYGQETQQQSPHNHQQSPAIESHKRQKTSLDTFNTSTCNCLSFKYPEEESLTRTWAFKLKRLPRDQRLFAEKFINDILFEAESGTLHRGSMQLNAFEPYVRFEESQVDENTSSTSGHDKSQSPNVTAPQGNSQSHDANDIKDIHENSRLHGVDNDNSSKSHNIAFNSSYV, via the coding sequence ATGTTAGATCCAAATCATCCATCCCAGTCGCAGAATCATTCGGCAAATAACATGAAGTCTTCATTTAGTGTCACCGAAGAAAATCGACATTATTTAAAGGTGTTCATCCAAACATATCGTAATCTTCCTATATTATGGGATACCACACTACGTGACTACACCAACCGTGATAAAAGGTCTGAAGCATATCAACAGTTGGTGCCAATTTACAAATACCTAAAACGAGATGCAAATTTACAGGACGTTAAGAAGAAAATTAACACACTTAGGACCAACTATCGcaaagaattgaaaattattgaaagtgCCAGAAGACAAGGGTCTACATATCAACCTCGATGTTGGACATTCTATGAACtggattttttaagaaatgcCGAAAAGTTTCTTGCCGTAGATCCGAACTACATAAAAAGCGAGACGACAAATGCACCCACATCATCAGCGTTTGGTATATTCAATGAGTCAACACACCAAGGCAACTTTTTGGAGATTTCTAATTATGGATTTCGTATGAATAATGGAGGCTCTCCGCCTCCCagcgtaacacaaatgtttcaaAAATCTTTTGGACAAAATAATGCAAATATAACCTCAACACAAAAGATGCAAACAGTTACTAATAACTCCAATGTCCCTACTACTTCTTTGCCTATTGGAATTGCAAGTGAACTAGGTAGTGGTGGTACTCTAAACGATTATGGCCAAGAAACGCAACAGCAATCTCCGCACAACCATCAACAATCCCCTGCGATTGAAAGTCACAAACGTCAGAAAACGTCATTGGATACTTTCAATACATCCACCTGCAATTGTCTTTCGTTTAAATATCCTGAAGAAGAATCTCTAACACGTACTTGGGCCTTTAAACTCAAGCGTTTGCCACGTGACCAACGTTTATTTGCTGAGAAATTTATCAATGATATCCTCTTTGAAGCCGAGTCTGGGACTTTACATCGAGGGTCTATGCAGCTCAATGCATTTGAGCCTTATGTACGCTTCGAAGAATCTCAGGTGGATGAAAATACCAGTAGCACCAGCGGCCACGATAAATCACAAAGCCCCAATGTTACAGCACCACAAGGCAATTCCCAATCACATGATGCGAATGATATCAAAGATATCCATGAAAATTCAAGATTACACGGTGTGGACAACGACAACAGTAGTAAAAGTCATAATATAGCTTTCAATAGTAGTTATGTTTAG
- the Adat1 gene encoding adenosine deaminase, tRNA-specific 1 isoform X2 yields the protein MLFVLKMVLKGENSAILEYLPEKKKCKLKDGLSFHFLSTQTPCGDACIIDGAGTSIDDEPPIKRNKLEIPENKGDFVYTGAKLLGTHHDDVIEQVIGAVRTKPGRGERTLSMSCSDKLAKWQVMGFQGALLYTLLEAPIYFETLNFLQNDYGSLERAIWRRFVDSDYKSKIFILRKPQIHLHSLQSTDDFPYTQDESKQPSPNGLVWCNIPDFMKPYEVSVNGKRQGVTSKTIDTIHAALSVSKLRLFKVFSEIIQQHQNKLNISYDAIKNSTYANCKLISNDYQSSWSELRSKYFKQWSQKPENMLNFKISDFKFEENKKKP from the exons ATGCTCTTTGTCCTAAAG ATGGTCTTAAAAGGCGAGAACAGTGCAATATTGGAATACCTACCTGAAAAGAAAAAGTGCAAACTTAAAGATGGGCTGTCATTCCATTTTCTGAGCACACAAACACCTTGTGGCGATGCCTGCATAATAGACGGAGCGGGGACTTCAATAGACGATGAACCCCCAATTAAgcgaaataaattagaaattccTGAGAACAAAGGCGATTTTGTATACACTGGTGCTAAGCTATTGGGCACACATCACGATGATGTAATTGAACAAGTTATTGGAGCTGTAAGAACCAAACCTGGAAGAGGTGAACGAACACTGTCGATGAGCTGCAGTGATAAATTGGCAAAATGGCAAGTAATGGGATTTCAGGGTGCACTACTATACACATTGCTGGAAGCTCCAATTTATtttgaaactttaaattttctccaaaatgacTATGGATCTTTGGAGAGAGCAATATGGAGACGCTTTGTAGACAGTGACTACAAGtccaaaatatttattctaCGTAAACCACAAATCCATTTACACTCTTTACAGAGTACCGATGATTTTCCCTACACTCAAGATGAAAGCAAACAACCTTCACCAAACGGTTTAGTCTGGTGCAATATACCTGATTTCATGAA GCCCTATGAAGTTTCAGTAAATGGCAAACGTCAAGGAGTTACTAGTAAAACAATTGATACCATTCATGCGGCATTGTCCGTTTCGAAATTGAGGTTGTTTAAAGTGTTCTCAGAGATAATACAACAGcatcaaaataaattgaatatttcttatGATGCTATAAAGAATAGCACATATGCTAATTGCAAGTTAATATCGAACGACTATCAAAGTTCTTGGAGTGAACTTAGAAGCAAGTATTTCAAACAATGGTCCCAGAAACCAGAAAATATGCTTAATTTCAAAATTagtgattttaaatttgaagaaaataaaaagaagCCGTAA
- the Adat1 gene encoding adenosine deaminase, tRNA-specific 1 isoform X1, whose translation MFTSTTLRMQDETLQNLNVQIIPKLCFDKFKSLPKTGKPKDSEWTVLAGIVLHNSKNDASEVVSLGCGTKCIGKNALCPKGLILNDSHAEVLARRAILRYLYYHIQMVLKGENSAILEYLPEKKKCKLKDGLSFHFLSTQTPCGDACIIDGAGTSIDDEPPIKRNKLEIPENKGDFVYTGAKLLGTHHDDVIEQVIGAVRTKPGRGERTLSMSCSDKLAKWQVMGFQGALLYTLLEAPIYFETLNFLQNDYGSLERAIWRRFVDSDYKSKIFILRKPQIHLHSLQSTDDFPYTQDESKQPSPNGLVWCNIPDFMKPYEVSVNGKRQGVTSKTIDTIHAALSVSKLRLFKVFSEIIQQHQNKLNISYDAIKNSTYANCKLISNDYQSSWSELRSKYFKQWSQKPENMLNFKISDFKFEENKKKP comes from the exons ATGTTTACATCCACTACTCTAAGAATGCAGGACGAAACCTTACAAAATTTGAATGTGCAGATAATACCCAAACTatgtttcgacaaattcaaatcGTTACCCAAAACAGGAAAGCCTAAAGATTCCGAGTGGACAGTATTGGCTGGCATCGTATTGCACAATTCCAAAAATGATGCAAGTGAAGTAGTCTCATTGGGATGTGGAACCAAATGCATAGGAAAAAATGCTCTTTGTCCTAAAGGTTTGATTTTAAATGATTCACATGCGGAAGTACTGGCTCGTAGAGCAATTCTAAGATATTTGTACTATCATATTCAGATGGTCTTAAAAGGCGAGAACAGTGCAATATTGGAATACCTACCTGAAAAGAAAAAGTGCAAACTTAAAGATGGGCTGTCATTCCATTTTCTGAGCACACAAACACCTTGTGGCGATGCCTGCATAATAGACGGAGCGGGGACTTCAATAGACGATGAACCCCCAATTAAgcgaaataaattagaaattccTGAGAACAAAGGCGATTTTGTATACACTGGTGCTAAGCTATTGGGCACACATCACGATGATGTAATTGAACAAGTTATTGGAGCTGTAAGAACCAAACCTGGAAGAGGTGAACGAACACTGTCGATGAGCTGCAGTGATAAATTGGCAAAATGGCAAGTAATGGGATTTCAGGGTGCACTACTATACACATTGCTGGAAGCTCCAATTTATtttgaaactttaaattttctccaaaatgacTATGGATCTTTGGAGAGAGCAATATGGAGACGCTTTGTAGACAGTGACTACAAGtccaaaatatttattctaCGTAAACCACAAATCCATTTACACTCTTTACAGAGTACCGATGATTTTCCCTACACTCAAGATGAAAGCAAACAACCTTCACCAAACGGTTTAGTCTGGTGCAATATACCTGATTTCATGAA GCCCTATGAAGTTTCAGTAAATGGCAAACGTCAAGGAGTTACTAGTAAAACAATTGATACCATTCATGCGGCATTGTCCGTTTCGAAATTGAGGTTGTTTAAAGTGTTCTCAGAGATAATACAACAGcatcaaaataaattgaatatttcttatGATGCTATAAAGAATAGCACATATGCTAATTGCAAGTTAATATCGAACGACTATCAAAGTTCTTGGAGTGAACTTAGAAGCAAGTATTTCAAACAATGGTCCCAGAAACCAGAAAATATGCTTAATTTCAAAATTagtgattttaaatttgaagaaaataaaaagaagCCGTAA